DNA sequence from the Nitrospinota bacterium genome:
AACGCCATAACTCTAAACCTGTATTTTAATTAAAAAGGTTGTAGAGCCTTTAACGGCCCGTATGTTAGAAGTTTTTCATATACTTCCTTTTTGTATTTCGCCAGCGATTCCTTTGATTCTGCCTCAAAACGGAGAACCAGAACAGGCTGGGTGTTTGAGGCCCTTACCAAAGCCCATCCGTCATCAAACTCCATTCTTACACCATCAATATCGATAACTCTGTATTTGGATTTATAGAATGCAACCAGTTCTCGTACAAGTCCGAACTTCTCATTATCGGGGCAGTCAACGCGGATTTCAGGTGTGCTATATGTCTTTGGAATCTCTTCGAGAAATTTCGAAACAGGTTTCTTGGCTGTATCCACTATTTTAAGGAATTTTGCCGTGGCAAAAATTGCGTCATCATAGCCGAAATAATTTTCGCCAAAGAAAATATGTGCGCTCATCTCCCCCGCAAGCTCGGCATTTTCATCATGCATTCTCTGCTTTATTATCGAATGCCCTGTGGCAGACATGATCGGGTGACCTCCGTGCTTTTTTACGTAAAGAGGAAGGTTCCTTGAGCACTTCACATCGAATATCACCTTCGCGCCATTGACCCGCGAGAGGAGATCCTTTGCGTAGACCATTAATATATGGTCTCCATGTAATTGATTTCCCAACTCATCTACAACGCCTATTCTATCGGCATCACCGTCATACCCTATCCCCAGTTCAGCCTTATGAGAGATGACCGCTTTTTTAAGATCTTCCATATTCTTCTCTACAGTCGGATCCGGGTGATGATTCGGGAATCTCCCATCCGGTTCCGAGAATAGCTCAATGACCTCACACCCCATTTCCTTGAAAAGTTCGGGCGCTAAAATCCCTCCACAGCCGTTCGCAGAATCAATCACAACCTTTATCTTTCTTGCAAACGATATCTTTTCTTTCACCATTTTTTTATATGGGGTGATCACATCTTCGTTATTCCGATTACCTTTTCCAGACTTGAAATCCCCTTTTTCAATTTCATCGGCCAGTTTTTGAATCTCTTCCCCATGTACCGATTTTTTATTGATTAGAAGCTTGAACCCATTGAATTCCGGGGGATTA
Encoded proteins:
- a CDS encoding phosphomannomutase/phosphoglucomutase; translated protein: MNRSIFREYDIRGVVATDLVPEVVENIGKAFGSRVISGGGSRIAIGRDVRLSGEKLLESLSKGVLSTGCDIIDIGRVPTPLLYFSQFHLDVHGGIMITGSHNPPEFNGFKLLINKKSVHGEEIQKLADEIEKGDFKSGKGNRNNEDVITPYKKMVKEKISFARKIKVVIDSANGCGGILAPELFKEMGCEVIELFSEPDGRFPNHHPDPTVEKNMEDLKKAVISHKAELGIGYDGDADRIGVVDELGNQLHGDHILMVYAKDLLSRVNGAKVIFDVKCSRNLPLYVKKHGGHPIMSATGHSIIKQRMHDENAELAGEMSAHIFFGENYFGYDDAIFATAKFLKIVDTAKKPVSKFLEEIPKTYSTPEIRVDCPDNEKFGLVRELVAFYKSKYRVIDIDGVRMEFDDGWALVRASNTQPVLVLRFEAESKESLAKYKKEVYEKLLTYGPLKALQPF